Within the Saccharopolyspora gloriosae genome, the region CCGAGCCAGGGACGTGCTGGAACAGATCTGCTCGCTGGACCTGCACCCACGGGCGTTCACCACCGGAAGCTGCGCCCAAACCCTCGTCGGCCGAACCCAGGCCATCCTCTGGCAACTCACCGAGGAACCCGCCTACCGCCTCCTGGTACGCGGCTCCTTCGCCACCTACCTCGCAGACCTCCTGATCGACGCCCTACCGCGCTGACCCACCACCGACCAGAGCCCGCAGCCCACAACCGAACCCGCCAACGGCCGTGCCGTTGGCGGCGAAGCCCGCGAAGGGCGGCGAAGCCCGCCTGCCTCGCGGCCGAAGGCCGTGCTTTGCGGCGAAGCCGTGCCTGGATGTGCGAAGCACATAGCCCACGTCAAGAAGGTGACCACCGGCGGGTTCTCAGTGAGCCTCTCGCGAGGACAGCTTTTTCCCTCGTGGCGGAGCCACTCGGGAAAAAGATCCCGCAGCGAGAGGCTCACTGAGGTTCCGCTACCCGATCACCCAAGCAAAACAAGCCCATCTGTTGCGCAATCAGCAACAGGTGTAGGTTTCGGGGGCTGATACCCGCAACGGATACGGTTGAACCGTGGTCAACGCAGGACGATCTTCCAACGGTGAACGGTCCGGCGCACTCGTGCAGTCGGTGGACCGGGCGGTGACCGTGCTGGAATTGCTCGCACGGCACGGCGAAGCGGGGATCACCGAGATCGCCGGCGAGCTCGGTGTGCACAAGTCCACCGCTTCCCGCCTGGTCAGCGTGCTGGTGTCGCGCGGTCTGGTCGAGCAGCTCGGGGAGCGCGGCAAGTACGTGATCGGGTTCGGCGTGGTCCGGCTCGCCGGAGCCGCCACCGACCGGATGGACCTGTCCAGGCTGGGTCGCCCGTTCTGCGAGTCGCTCGCCGAAGATCTCGGCGAGACGGTGAACATCGCGGTCCGCGACGACGACGTGGCCATCAACATCAGCCAGGCTCGCGGCACCGCGTCGGTGACCGCGCACAACTGGGTCGGTCAGCGCACCCCGTTGCACGCGACCTCCAGTGGCAAGGTGCTGTTGGCGCACGCGCCGGTCGACGATCAGGACGTGCTGCTGGGCGGGGATCTCGTGCAGTACACCCCGCGCACCGTCATCGAACCGGACGAGCTGCGCGGCGGGTTCGAGCTCATCGTGCGGGACGGGTACGCGACCAGTTACGAGGAGCTCGAACTGGGTTTGAACGCGGCTGCGGTCGCGGTGCGCCGCCACGACGGGGAGGTGGTGGCCGCGCTGAGCGCTTCCGGCCCGTCGTACCGCTTCTCCCGCAAGCGGATGCGCGAGGTCGTCGGTGCGATGAAGGTCGCGGCGAAGGAACTCTCCGGCCAGCTCGGCTTCCTGGAGGAGTGACCCGTTCCAGGTGAATGCCTCCGTCGCCCGTTCAGGCCGGTCGAACGGCGCTTTCACCTCAATGGCAACAGCCTCCGTTGACCGGTGGGAGCGGGGAAGGCGACGTTCACCTCGCCGAGGTCACTCGCGTTGGAGCATGACGTCTTCGAGGTCGAGTTCGTGCAGTACCCGGCGGAGGACTTCGTCGTCGATGCGGCCTTCGTCGCGGAAGCGGACGAACACGTCGCGTTCCGCGGCGAGCATTTCCGCGCGCAACCGCCGGTAGGCGGCGCTGGGGCTTTCGCCCACTTCCGCGTCGGAGCGGCCGAGTCGTTCCCACGCCCTGTTGCTGCGGCGTTCCGCTGCCCGGCGCAGGTGGTCGGTGACCTCTTCCGGTGGTGTTTCGTTCTCCGAGAGTTCTTCCAGCCTTCGTCGTGCGGCGAGCGCCGCGTTGTGCGCGGCCTCCGCTTCGGCGAGCGCGTCGGTGTAGTTCTCCTGGCCGCGGACCCCGAGTGCCCTGATCATCCACGGCAGCGTGGCGCCGTGCAGCAGCAGCGTCCCCAGCGTCACGAAGAACGCGAGGAACAGCACCTGCGGCCGCTGCGGGAACAGCGCGCCGGTCGAGGTGAAATGCGGGATCGCCGCCGCCGCGGCCAGTGACACCACGCCGCGCATCCCGGCCCAGGACACGACGGCGCCGTAGCGCCACGGCGTGGGCTCGCCGCGCCGGAACAGCAGCTCCGGCAGCTGCATCGTGGTGAACACCCACAGCGCCC harbors:
- a CDS encoding IclR family transcriptional regulator, which encodes MQSVDRAVTVLELLARHGEAGITEIAGELGVHKSTASRLVSVLVSRGLVEQLGERGKYVIGFGVVRLAGAATDRMDLSRLGRPFCESLAEDLGETVNIAVRDDDVAINISQARGTASVTAHNWVGQRTPLHATSSGKVLLAHAPVDDQDVLLGGDLVQYTPRTVIEPDELRGGFELIVRDGYATSYEELELGLNAAAVAVRRHDGEVVAALSASGPSYRFSRKRMREVVGAMKVAAKELSGQLGFLEE